TGCTTGACCGTGCAACAACGTGACCGTGACCCGATCCCGCCACCCGTCGGCACGGACCCGGACGAAGGTCGGGACGTGGGTCTTGCGTTCCACGGTGCGTTCCAGGTGGCAGAACCGCATCGTCCGATGCCACACCGGCGCGTACACGGTCAGCCGTCGCCATTCCGTGCGCACCTCACCGAGCACCAGGCGCACGAACGACCGACGGAACCGCCACCACCAGCCGACCAGCACCAGAGCCAAGACCGCACCAAGGATCAGGGCGACGGTCCAACCCCACAGTGGGCCGACCACGACGAGCACCAGGACCACGAACGCGACGACCGGATACCGGGCGGCCTTGCGCAGCACCACCACCGATAACCACACCACCAGCCCCACGGCCAGGAACGGCACCGCCAGGACCAACGCCCACCGGGGCGAATGGGTCCACCACGGCAACCGAGGCCGGGAGACCTCCAACGGGGCGGGATCGATCCATCTGGAGCGCTCAGGCATCCCGACCACCCCGAACGCCGTTGACCGCCGGACCGAAATCCAGGGGCAGCCACCCAAGACACCGCAGACAGCGCGCGTGGTCGGGGGCGAACTTGCCGAACTTGTGGCAGGCAGGACACCTGCGTGGAACTGACCGTCCGTGAGGGGTTGACACGCTGGGTGGTTTCTCTAAGCTCATGGTTGTTCACTCCGGTTAGATGACATTGAAGTGGACAGCGCAGAGACGGGCAGGCCGCCAAACCTATGAGCCCGCCTCTGCGCGTTTTCCTGTGCGGACCAGCAGAGTGATCAGGTGTTCAGTCGGTGGGTCGGATGTTCAGTGGTTGGGTGTCGCAGTTGCGGAAGGCCCCCGGATAGACACCCATCCGGGGCCGACCGGCCGCACACCACGCACAGTGCACGCCCTCGCTCCGCGTCCACCGACCACAACCGGGCCGGGCGCAGCGGTGACCGATCGTGCGCCACCACCAGGCCCGCAACCGACTCACGACCACCACCCACGCTCGCCCTTCTCGTCCGGGTCCCCGGTGGGGTGGTCGGAGTCCTCCGGCCACGCATGACGCCCTGACGGCAACACCCCCGGACCCGACGGCGGCGCGTCCTCGTCCCACTGACCACGCACCTCCCGGTACCCCGAGGTCATCCCGCCACGCGGATCACGTCGAGGGCTGGAGTCGGGTTCGTGGTTGATCACCGGACCGGCCGACAGGCCCGAGGTCTGCTCGATCCACTCACTGGCCCGCTCGGACGCGAACGCCAGAGTCCGCAGGAAGTCCGCCATCGCTGATCGGCTGCGCTGATCCGCCGGGATCGGCATCTCGACATGCACCGCACCGAGGTCGAGCAGGAACGTCGGACCACGGCCGGGCAGATTCGCACCGAACACCGCACACGCCCCGACAGCGGGCAGCACCACCAGACGCGGCGCGGTGGGCATGAAGGTCGTCATGGCGTCACTCCGATTCGGGAGGAGGGGTGAGTGTGGCGCGGGCGTCCTCGATGTCGGCTCGGCGGGCGAACTCCTCGGCCGCGACCACCGCCGCGTGCCGAGCCCACAGCGGGATCACTGTTTCGGCTGCCAGCGCACGCCAGGCCGTGGACACCGCGCGGTATGCCGCCGCCAGTCGCCGCACGTTCTCCGGTGTCCCGTATGCCTGAGCGGTGAAGAGTGCCGCCGTCTGCTCCCGATACGCAGCGTTCCACCGCTTCACCGCGTCCGAGGAGACCACGCCACCGCCACGGACACCCCAGTGCCGCACTCACCAGGAGCAGGCCCCTTCCGATTCGTCCCGTGCTCATCACCGGCCACCGCCCCGCACTCACGCAGCCGACTTCTGCGCGGCATCCGAGCCGGCGGACGCCCCGCCCGGCTTGCTCCCCGGAGACTTCGAGCCACCCGCGACGCCGGGCTGTCGCATCGCCCGTGCCCGCAGCACCCAGCCCTGATACTTGAACTTCTCCCCCTGCACTCGGGGCTCCACGGTCAGGCCCTCGAACACCACCGGCCGGAAGTCGAAGCCTTCCATCGCCGCCGGAGGAGCCACCGGCTGGACTGGATCGAGGATCACCACCGTGGCCGACTTGTCCCGGTCCTTCACCGCCGAGGGGTCGGTGACCGTCACCTTCCACAGCAACAACCCGGTGGCCTCGTCCACCTTCTGCTTCGGCTGCCGCCCTCGTGCCTTGTCCTCCTGTGACACGTACTCCATATCCGGGCTCACCGGCCCCACGATCGCCGCACCCTCCGGAAACACCGCCTCGTGCTCGATCTCGAACCGCGTACCGCGCGGAACCGCCATCACACACCTCCAGCCCACCTAGCCGAGCTAGCCAACCTAGCCCGCATTGCCAAGATAGCCAGCTTGGCTAGCCAAGTCAACGGGGAAGGCAAGACGGCTAGGCACCTAGCCGAGCTAGACAGGTCCGCTAACGTACGTTCCGGTACACCTAAGTACTTGTGTGTACATGTCAGAGAGCGGGAGGAGAACGGCATGGACCTGGACCCGGATGACCCGCGTCCGCCGTACATGCAGGTCGCCAACGCCCTGCGTGCGGCGATCCTGACCAAGGTCTTCCGCCCCGGTGAGAAGCTGCCCTCGCGCAACGAGTTGGCCAAGCGCTACAGCGTCGCCCCCATGACCGTGCAGAACGCCCTGCGCGAGCTACGCGACGACGGGTCGATCGTGTCCCGGCAGGGCAGCGGCGTGTTCGTCCGCGAGCGCACCGAACGCCCCATCGGACTACGTCCCCACTTGGAACGTGCCTTCGAGGCGGAGAACGTCTCCATCGACTTCGCCGGATTCTCCGGCGAGACCCTCCACGGCGCGATGCAGGAGCCGCTGGACAAGATCCGCATCGGGCGACTGACACCGAAGTCGATCAGTGTGCGCATCCTCGTTCCGGATTCCTCCCAGCCGATGGCCATCCCGTGTCGTGCCGACGATCTCTCGGACAGTCCGGAGTTCCGTGCCCGGATGAACCGGATCATGGAGCGGCACACCTACGCGATCATCGACAACGTCACCGAACTCGGCCGCCTGGGTCTGGTCCCCGAGGTCACCGCCGAAGTTCGCGTGCACCGCGCCGCACCCCTGTTCAAGCTCTACCTGCTCAACGGCGAGGACGCCTTCTTCGGTTTCTACCCGGTCCAAGAGCACGTCCTCTCCCTCGGTGGCGAGACGACCACCATCTACGACCTTGCTGGCAAGGACGCGATCCTGTTCCACCACTCCACCACCGACGACGACACCTCCACCGGCTCGCAATACGTCGACCAGGCCACCACCTGGTTCACGAGCATGTGGACCACCGTCGGCAGGGAGCATGTCCTGTGAGACACGTCCCCGTAGACGACTGGGTTCTCTTCCGCAGGCTGCTCAACGACGCGGACGCACTGCTCTTGGACTTCGACGGTCCCGTCTGCTCGGTCTTCGCCGGATACCCAGCACCCGTCATCGCCGCAGAACTTCGCACCCTCATCCACGACGCTGGACAACCCCCGCCATCCGAGTTCGATGCCGACGATCCACACACGATCCTCGGCTACGCCGCAGAACTCTCACCTGTGCTCGGCCGCCAGATCGAGGCAGTCCTCCAGACACGGGAGATCGAAGCCGTAGCAACCGCCACGCCCACGCCAGGCGCCGCCGAACTCATGGCGACATGGCACGCGACCGGCCGCCCGCTCGCCATCGTCAGCAACAACACGACCGATGCGATCACCCGTTACCTGACTGCCCACGATCTCAGCGTGTACATCGACCACGTCCAGGGACGTGACCCACGCGATCCGACGCTGATGAAGCCGAACCCCCATCTGGTGGCCGAGGCCGCGAAGGCGTTCGACGTCGACACCGGACGCTGTGTCCTGATCGGTGACTCCGCCACCGACATCCAGGCAGCGCACGCCGCCGAGGTCCCGGTCATCGCCTATGCCAACAAGCCCGGTAAGCGTGACCGGTTGATACGCACGGTTCCAGCGCTGCTGCTGACGTCATTCCTGGTCCCTGACTGATCCAGGGCCGACCACTGCCACTCGTCGGCGGGTGCGGACATACCGTCAGTACTGCCGAATCCGGCTCTAGGGGATCAAGGCGCGCCGCCTGCGGCGCCGCGCTGGCCGGTCGCCTCGGGCGGGCCGGGCGCGCGGCTCAGTCCTGCGGGCGCGCTGACGCGCGTCCTCGGCCTGGCCGACGCCCAGCCGCCGGGTTCCGGGATGCGCTACCGCAGACGACGCGCGAGAAGGCCGAGCAGGGCCAGGCCGTGACTCCGGTCCGACAGAGCGCCGAGCGGGTCATCCTGACAAGGCTGGTCATGGCGCTCGACTGCCGCGACGGCTCCGCCGCCTTGCCACCGGGAAGGGCGCAGGGGCGCCGTGGGAGGGTCGATCTCTGCATCATCGCAGCACAGCACTGCTTTCAGGGTTGCGGTTCGGGTTGCAGTTCGTCCCCGTTCACCCCGGTTCACCGCAGGTTGCGGAACGGCTCTGACCTGCGGGTGAACGATCCTGTACCGCTCTGAACAGGGCTTTGGGGAACTCGTAATGCGTAGGTCAAGGGTTCGATTCCCTTAGGCGGCTCCAGCAGTGACCAGGCCCTTCCCGGTTTCCGGGAAGGGCCTGTGTCGTTCAGGGTCGCATCCGCGGTGGACGCCCGTTCCTTCCGGCCGGGACCCTGTCGACTCGACGGCGCGAACTGTGCGGGCGCGTACACCGGCTCGGTCATCGGGTGTTCCCGGACGCCGCCCTTCGAGGTCTTCCTGGGCTTGCCGGGTCACGACCTCACGTGCGGCTCGTGGGCCGCTCGGCGCGGGCCGATCTCGCCGCCTGGAGACTGGGCCCGTCCTCTCCACCCGACGAAGCACCTGGATCCGGCGATCGTGTTCCGCCCGAGCCGTCGAATCGAAGGGGCATGATGGGGTCTGGGCGGTCGTTCGGTGATTTCGGTCTCGAGACGACGATGATCAGCGCATGCGGTGGTTGCTCTCGAGAGTTTCGACATTCGAGAGTATCAACGGATCAGCGCCGCCGACGCGTGGCTACTGCAATGTCCGAGCGCTCCGGATAAGTCTCGGTATTGAACGGAGGTCGTATATCTCGCGGCGTTGTTCATCGCGGTATCGCAGGCGTGCTGATACCCGGCGGAGAGCTTGTTCGGTGGGTGCGTCGGGCCGGTCGATGTGTTCCCGGCGCCGGCAGAGTCGCCGTATGGTCGGCTGTCCGCCCATGGGAATGTCGTGAATGCCGGCCGATCGGCTGCGTCCGCCCGCTCGGCGGCCCGCAGCCACGGCTGTCGCGGCGGAGGCCGAGGGCGGCTTGTCCGTGGACGCTGCCACTGATCCGCCGCCCCCTCTCTCACCCGTTCGTGGTCGTGATCAGCCGAAAGTGCCGATCGACTCGGAGCAGACCGCCATGACGTAGTCCCCGTTGCTCGTCGCCTGCGAGATCTCCTCGCCGTCGACCGTGATGCGGCAGGAGATCTCCCCGCTCCCTGCCTGCTGAGCATTCACCTGCACGACGAGCAGCGGTTCGTCGACGGGCAGCTCGAGGGTGTGCTCCCACGGCAGCTCGACGTCGCCGAGCTGCTCCGTGGCGCTCTGGCCGTCGGTCGTGTAAGTGATCATGCTGCTGGTGCCGTCTCCGGTCACCTCGTACACCACCTCGTGCACGTCGGTGCCCTCGTCCGCGGGAGCCGCCGCTTCCTCCGTGGTGCCGTCGGCCGCGTTCGGTGTGGCGCCGTCCTCGTCGTCACCGCCCGTGGCGATGGCGGCTACGGCGATCACTGCGACGATGCCGCCGACGATCCACGGCCAGCGCTTCTTCTTAGCCGCGGTATTCGGTGTCTCGGTCATCTGAGGTAAGACCTTCCTGATGGCATGACTGAACGATGAGATAGCGCTCTTATGTTAAGACGCGAGGGTTCGTTCCAGTGTTTCGGCGATGACGGCTATTCGACCGCCGATAATCTCCAATCGTGACCTGCCGGTTATCTTTGATGGTGAAGTCGCGCACGATGGCGGCGGTATTCGATTCGTTCATCGAGTCGCGGCGATAATGCGCGGCCTGGTGTGTGAACGGCTCGACCTCGCAGTGCGCCCGACCGGTTTCCGTCGGCATCCGCACGGGATCTGAGCTCGAGTCCGGGTAACCGACTCGGCGGCCTCGACGACGCCCGGAGGCGACCTGCCCGGCGGAACGGAGGACGCCGAACGTCCGACTCGGCGCCGCCCGCTGCGTGCTCAGACTCCCGTCAGCACCTTGGCGAACATGACCATGTCCCGGTGGCGTTCGCCGATGCGGAGGTAGGAGCGCAGGGTGCCCTCCTCGGTGAAGCCGGTGGCGCGGCACACGGCCTGCGACTCCTGGTTGTCGACCTCCACCAGTGCCTCGACGCGAAGCAGATCGAGATCGCGAGCCAGGTCGACCACCAGCCGTACCGCCGAGGTGGCCAGGCCGCATCCTCGGTGGCGTGGTAGTAGCCAGTAGCCCACGGCGGCTCGTCGGTGCGTCCAGTCGATGCTGTTGAGCGTCACCATGCCGACCGCCTCGCCGACGGTCCGGTCGACGATCGCGAGCGGCAGTCCGCGTCCCTCGGCCGCCTGGTTCCACTGTCGGTGCAGCCAGGCCGCGCCCTCGGCGGAGGAACAGTCCGGCGGGATGGAGGTGATCAACGGAATGTAGGGGTCTCCGGCAGCCTCGATGATCGTCGGCAGGTCCCCGATCTGCCAGGCGCGCAACAGAGTCCGTTCGTCGTGTCTGACCGGCAGGTCGCGGAGGTTGACGGTTCTGGTCCGTACTCGTGTTCGGCTCGTTCCCGACCGAGTCGTGCCCGGGTTCCGCCCGTTGCCCATGATCGCCTCTCGTGCGCGTGCCGTCGTGGTGGTCATCCTCGCACCGAGAATCCGTGATCACTATGGGCGAACAAGCGGAGATCTCGAACGAGCCGTCGCCCGCCGGTCCACGCGTCGCTCGCGGCCGGGGCGGATGGGCGGGCCCGGAGTGGGCACGAGGCGGCGCGCCGAGAAGATGATCTTCATGTCCGCCTGGTGGACGTAGTTAGACCGCCGCCACCAGGAACGACGGGACTGTCGCCGTTCGACGAGTCGGCGTTCACCTGCTGTTGCGCCGGTCGGCGGCTGCGCTTCCTCGATGCGTGAT
This genomic stretch from Actinoalloteichus hoggarensis harbors:
- a CDS encoding MmpS family transport accessory protein, whose protein sequence is MTETPNTAAKKKRWPWIVGGIVAVIAVAAIATGGDDEDGATPNAADGTTEEAAAPADEGTDVHEVVYEVTGDGTSSMITYTTDGQSATEQLGDVELPWEHTLELPVDEPLLVVQVNAQQAGSGEISCRITVDGEEISQATSNGDYVMAVCSESIGTFG
- a CDS encoding HAD family hydrolase; translated protein: MDFDGPVCSVFAGYPAPVIAAELRTLIHDAGQPPPSEFDADDPHTILGYAAELSPVLGRQIEAVLQTREIEAVATATPTPGAAELMATWHATGRPLAIVSNNTTDAITRYLTAHDLSVYIDHVQGRDPRDPTLMKPNPHLVAEAAKAFDVDTGRCVLIGDSATDIQAAHAAEVPVIAYANKPGKRDRLIRTVPALLLTSFLVPD
- a CDS encoding GntR family transcriptional regulator, coding for MDLDPDDPRPPYMQVANALRAAILTKVFRPGEKLPSRNELAKRYSVAPMTVQNALRELRDDGSIVSRQGSGVFVRERTERPIGLRPHLERAFEAENVSIDFAGFSGETLHGAMQEPLDKIRIGRLTPKSISVRILVPDSSQPMAIPCRADDLSDSPEFRARMNRIMERHTYAIIDNVTELGRLGLVPEVTAEVRVHRAAPLFKLYLLNGEDAFFGFYPVQEHVLSLGGETTTIYDLAGKDAILFHHSTTDDDTSTGSQYVDQATTWFTSMWTTVGREHVL
- a CDS encoding GNAT family N-acetyltransferase, which encodes MTTTTARAREAIMGNGRNPGTTRSGTSRTRVRTRTVNLRDLPVRHDERTLLRAWQIGDLPTIIEAAGDPYIPLITSIPPDCSSAEGAAWLHRQWNQAAEGRGLPLAIVDRTVGEAVGMVTLNSIDWTHRRAAVGYWLLPRHRGCGLATSAVRLVVDLARDLDLLRVEALVEVDNQESQAVCRATGFTEEGTLRSYLRIGERHRDMVMFAKVLTGV